The following coding sequences are from one Streptomyces angustmyceticus window:
- a CDS encoding serine/threonine-protein kinase: protein MNGRTLPPRIGPYLVERRLGAGGMGEVFLAYSVAGEPVAVKVIRPDRTDPHTRARFEREATIARTISGTGRVARFIDADPFAEEPWLAMDYVPGRSLSDLVKDQGPLAAPLVASLGALLAEGLAAVHAVGLVHRDLKAQNVILGDFGPVIIDFGLGAFLGASKGSLSQAGTVIGTVRCMPPEQALGEVDMTQAADVYGLGTVLLYAATEHYPYDGARWEAVAAQVVNPEVDPDLSGLPKDLAPVVQPMLAHKAEDRPSLEEVTRQCADLMRLLGTSPARARRSLIEETTAKDHPTMVLPQPDAPMLDRLDSLERLLREELVSGERNIPVPTAAGEPGTDTAGEIDVEISLTPEPSAAFGSVPGSGRPAEPVPQPGRPPASRRVADELRERYARRPALAWPKR from the coding sequence GTGAACGGCAGAACTTTGCCGCCGCGTATCGGTCCGTACCTCGTCGAGCGACGGCTCGGCGCGGGCGGCATGGGCGAGGTGTTCCTCGCCTACTCCGTCGCGGGTGAACCGGTCGCAGTGAAGGTGATCCGGCCCGACCGCACGGATCCGCACACCCGCGCCCGCTTCGAACGCGAAGCGACGATCGCGCGCACGATCTCCGGCACGGGCCGGGTAGCCCGTTTCATCGACGCGGACCCGTTCGCCGAGGAGCCGTGGCTGGCCATGGACTACGTCCCGGGTCGCTCACTCTCCGACCTCGTGAAGGACCAAGGCCCTCTCGCCGCGCCTCTCGTGGCGAGCCTGGGCGCATTATTGGCCGAGGGCCTTGCTGCCGTGCACGCCGTGGGCCTGGTCCACCGCGACCTGAAGGCGCAGAACGTCATTCTGGGCGACTTCGGCCCAGTGATCATCGACTTTGGGCTCGGCGCCTTCCTCGGAGCCTCCAAGGGCTCGCTCTCCCAGGCCGGCACTGTCATCGGTACGGTGCGCTGCATGCCACCCGAGCAAGCCTTGGGCGAGGTGGACATGACACAGGCCGCCGATGTGTACGGCCTGGGCACGGTGCTTCTCTACGCAGCGACCGAGCACTACCCGTATGACGGCGCCCGGTGGGAGGCGGTGGCCGCGCAGGTGGTCAATCCCGAGGTCGACCCCGATCTGTCCGGGCTGCCCAAGGACCTTGCCCCCGTCGTGCAGCCGATGCTGGCGCACAAAGCGGAGGACCGCCCCTCTTTGGAGGAGGTGACCCGGCAGTGCGCCGATCTCATGCGTCTGCTGGGTACGAGTCCAGCCCGCGCGCGCCGCTCTCTGATCGAGGAGACGACGGCGAAGGATCACCCGACGATGGTGCTTCCGCAGCCGGACGCACCGATGCTTGACCGGCTCGACTCGCTGGAGAGGCTGCTGCGCGAAGAGTTGGTGTCCGGGGAGCGGAACATCCCTGTCCCCACCGCCGCTGGTGAGCCCGGTACGGACACTGCGGGCGAGATCGACGTCGAGATCTCGCTGACGCCCGAGCCCTCGGCCGCGTTCGGTTCCGTACCCGGGAGCGGAAGACCGGCGGAGCCCGTACCGCAGCCGGGCCGTCCCCCCGCTTCCCGCAGGGTTGCCGACGAGCTGCGCGAGCGCTACGCGAGACGACCGGCACTCGCCTGGCCGAAGCGCTGA
- a CDS encoding DEAD/DEAH box helicase — MTTAKQPEVPEPRDADPAHPPYPTGAKLVLAPGAQVRIRDEQWLVKSVGESRDGLMVEVSGVSPFVRGTDAVFYSGLDQIDVLDPRKTRLVPDDTSKHAKARLYLEAVIRKTALPQTEHGLALAGSFLMDRQEHQLRPAELALSMRNPQPRLLIADVVGLGKTLEIGVTLSELIRRGRGERILVVTPAHVLEQFQRELWTRFALPLVRLDSTGIQRIQQEIPAGRNPFAHFKRVIVSVDTLKSATYAHHLEKITWDAVVIDESHNLVNKGTRNNRLARRLAERTDALILASATPHNGDAESFAELIGMLDPAAIADPKNYKVAALDHLYIRRTKSDREVRDGLKDKPWAERGASLPVPAPATRKEVAVLEKLASEWTPGEPNRSSVCADPLVGYNFLKAFLSSHVALRKSLTARRAYLDNPRSAMVKGKDGKKADSPERRAALAAEGTALAELEALVADFTDQDSAKLDALVRTLQDDLKVGPGCERRVVIFSERVHTLDWLAQEVPALLGFKKKPAAKPDKTRPWQVYGGVVEVMHGDTTNDEQQREIIDRFGRADEPVRLLFTGDIASEGVNLHHQCHDLVHFDLPWSLIRIEQRNGRIDRYGQAVSPEFRAITLTADVPWRRDEESGRMLTLDDRLVGARLLRREAQAHEIETGEGSAEAVTGLYDDKKEEDRLTRDLIKGGTVERSIKQSQQESGGVLADLLAGANARLADPTAAPATPGTGSVPEADVPHVFADTKAYFHAAMDLIYPEAERKALDWKPETAHGRIEFTPPGDLQYRFRELPKSYLEQEKILTTPKYDGTLRITFDKRYAADRLDAARNAKQGKGDQPTSQWPNVSYVSDIHPVLDWVTDKVLAKLRYDEAFVLAHQPDADKAKRIDAALPEALTSPVYLLQGVYSNAAGRPTVVEWMAVTGLTEAAPRVWRMDSAFLAACGVGPGMPGRGRPVDPDLLQALVPAAVDAAETHLRERRADYDKHVDSYLAPYEDRVQVWEQGALIAVGNQQQRRKQVCDTATRRRKLVRRLRTDGDPMLRVLCVLEPLHTTTVSAAYAEESAR, encoded by the coding sequence GTGACCACGGCGAAGCAGCCAGAGGTCCCTGAGCCGCGCGACGCCGATCCGGCGCATCCGCCGTACCCGACCGGCGCGAAGCTGGTCTTGGCCCCCGGCGCCCAGGTGCGCATCCGCGACGAGCAGTGGCTCGTGAAGTCCGTCGGGGAGTCCCGCGACGGACTGATGGTCGAGGTCAGCGGGGTTTCCCCATTCGTCCGTGGCACGGACGCGGTGTTCTACTCCGGCCTGGACCAGATCGACGTACTCGATCCGCGCAAGACCCGGCTCGTGCCCGACGACACCTCCAAGCACGCCAAGGCCCGCCTCTACCTGGAGGCGGTCATCCGCAAGACCGCGCTGCCGCAGACCGAGCACGGCCTCGCGCTCGCCGGCTCCTTCCTCATGGACCGGCAGGAGCATCAGCTGCGCCCCGCCGAGCTGGCGCTGTCCATGCGCAACCCACAGCCCCGGCTGCTGATAGCCGACGTCGTCGGTCTGGGTAAGACGCTGGAGATCGGCGTCACGCTCTCGGAGCTGATCCGGCGCGGGCGCGGCGAACGCATTCTCGTGGTCACGCCCGCCCATGTGTTGGAGCAGTTCCAGCGCGAGCTGTGGACCCGCTTCGCCCTGCCGCTGGTGCGCCTGGACTCCACCGGCATCCAGCGCATCCAGCAGGAGATCCCGGCGGGCCGGAACCCGTTCGCCCACTTCAAGCGGGTCATCGTCTCCGTCGACACCCTCAAGTCGGCGACATACGCCCACCACCTGGAGAAGATCACCTGGGACGCGGTGGTCATCGACGAGTCGCACAACCTCGTGAACAAGGGCACCCGCAACAACCGCCTCGCCCGCCGCCTCGCCGAGCGGACCGACGCGCTGATCCTGGCCTCCGCCACTCCGCACAACGGCGACGCGGAGTCCTTCGCCGAGCTGATCGGGATGCTCGATCCGGCGGCGATCGCCGACCCCAAGAACTACAAGGTGGCCGCCCTCGACCACCTCTACATCCGACGCACCAAGTCCGACCGCGAGGTGCGCGACGGCCTCAAGGACAAGCCCTGGGCCGAACGCGGCGCGTCCCTGCCGGTGCCGGCTCCGGCGACACGGAAGGAGGTCGCCGTCCTGGAGAAGCTCGCGAGCGAGTGGACGCCCGGGGAACCGAACCGTTCGTCGGTGTGTGCCGATCCGCTGGTCGGCTACAACTTCCTGAAGGCGTTTCTCTCCTCCCACGTCGCCCTGCGCAAATCCCTCACCGCCCGCCGCGCCTACCTGGACAACCCCAGGAGCGCCATGGTGAAAGGCAAGGACGGCAAGAAGGCGGACTCTCCCGAGCGCCGCGCCGCCCTGGCGGCAGAGGGCACAGCCCTCGCGGAACTGGAGGCACTGGTCGCGGATTTCACCGATCAGGACTCCGCCAAGCTCGACGCGCTCGTCCGCACATTGCAGGACGACCTCAAGGTCGGCCCGGGATGCGAGCGCCGCGTCGTGATCTTCTCCGAGCGGGTCCACACCTTGGACTGGCTGGCACAGGAGGTCCCGGCCCTGCTCGGCTTCAAGAAGAAACCGGCGGCCAAGCCCGACAAGACGCGCCCCTGGCAGGTGTACGGCGGTGTCGTCGAGGTCATGCACGGCGACACCACCAACGACGAGCAGCAGCGGGAGATCATCGACCGTTTCGGTCGGGCCGACGAGCCGGTGCGGCTGCTCTTCACCGGCGATATCGCCTCCGAGGGCGTCAACCTGCACCACCAGTGCCACGACCTCGTTCACTTTGACCTCCCCTGGTCCCTCATCCGCATCGAGCAGCGCAACGGGCGCATCGACCGGTACGGGCAGGCGGTGAGTCCCGAGTTCCGTGCGATCACCCTCACCGCCGACGTGCCCTGGCGGCGCGACGAGGAGAGCGGCAGGATGCTCACGCTCGACGACCGGCTGGTCGGCGCCCGCCTTTTGCGCCGGGAGGCCCAGGCCCACGAGATCGAGACCGGCGAGGGCAGCGCCGAGGCCGTCACCGGCCTCTACGACGACAAGAAGGAAGAGGACCGCCTCACCCGCGACCTCATCAAGGGCGGCACCGTCGAACGCTCCATCAAGCAGTCCCAACAGGAGTCCGGCGGAGTCCTCGCCGACCTTCTCGCCGGCGCGAATGCCCGCCTCGCCGACCCGACAGCCGCGCCGGCCACCCCCGGCACGGGCTCGGTGCCCGAGGCCGACGTGCCCCACGTGTTCGCCGACACCAAGGCGTACTTCCACGCCGCGATGGACCTCATCTACCCGGAGGCCGAGCGCAAGGCTCTCGACTGGAAGCCCGAAACGGCCCACGGACGCATCGAGTTCACTCCGCCAGGCGACCTGCAGTACCGCTTCCGGGAGCTTCCGAAGTCGTACCTGGAGCAGGAGAAGATCCTCACCACCCCCAAGTACGACGGCACACTGCGCATCACCTTCGACAAGCGGTACGCCGCCGACCGGCTGGACGCCGCCCGCAACGCCAAGCAGGGCAAGGGCGACCAACCCACATCCCAGTGGCCCAACGTCTCCTACGTCTCCGACATCCACCCGGTGCTCGACTGGGTGACGGACAAGGTCCTCGCCAAGCTCAGGTACGACGAGGCGTTCGTCCTCGCCCACCAGCCCGACGCCGACAAGGCCAAACGGATCGATGCCGCCCTGCCCGAGGCCCTGACCAGCCCGGTCTACCTCCTCCAAGGCGTCTACTCCAACGCGGCGGGAAGGCCGACGGTCGTGGAGTGGATGGCCGTCACCGGTCTCACCGAGGCCGCTCCTCGCGTATGGCGCATGGACTCGGCGTTCCTCGCCGCCTGCGGTGTGGGCCCCGGCATGCCCGGCCGCGGCCGGCCCGTCGACCCCGACCTCCTCCAGGCACTCGTCCCCGCGGCCGTCGACGCGGCCGAGACCCACCTGCGCGAGCGCCGTGCCGACTACGACAAGCACGTCGACTCCTACCTGGCCCCGTACGAGGACCGGGTACAGGTCTGGGAGCAGGGCGCCCTGATCGCCGTGGGCAATCAACAGCAACGCCGCAAGCAGGTGTGCGACACCGCCACCCGCCGCCGCAAGCTCGTACGCCGCCTGCGGACCGACGGCGATCCGATGCTGCGGGTCCTCTGCGTCCTCGAACCCCTGCACACCACCACCGTGTCCGCCGCGTACGCCGAGGAGTCCGCACGATGA
- a CDS encoding N-6 DNA methylase, whose amino-acid sequence MSYTYDSFANRGEYLSAHYFSEELENTLKKSRAGDEGLFTLWTSRETDPHDPRPTPRELLPRLRGEYLSTVRPFLASRAQQEEFDSTYDDPTGEWTERVTTWHAAVLKALGYGGDRPGPLTVHHADREYALQVAWHGDGILAVDCGWTAKLDDALDPEKAGRLLHPLKTADGLHEVGEKLVGWLFQSELHEPGGDAPRFVLLLCGGVLVLADRGTWAEGRYLAASLDAALTRNDTAKAGELALLTALFSHDMLAPRPDGKGPRIDDLLKASRDNAVGVNSELRKGLQHSVEIIANEVLARLRKAEVLPREIEDLKKGPFAKQLTRESLRYLYRILFLLYAEARPELGILPASDDTYEAGYSIARLRELVARERKLVDEDSRGGFHLYASLDVLFNKVNYGHRPHGTEADDDKPAEKRSELRGLRFEPLRSELFDPKAITLIGRRVLDPRWDEDGDEPPRWLDLRLRNEALHQVLRLLTMKEAGQKGRQGGFISYRNLGINQLGAVYEGLISYTGIIADEELAEVAKPGAKQGDKQYGDPEKGSWLIPADRLSQYRENTHVVYSAQDAEQYGLRGPKKYPEGTFVYRLAGRDRETSASYYTPESLTKVTVELALKHRITDETRASELLRYTICEPALGSGAFLNEAISQVAEEYLKRRQAELGVTLDTSKTLDAKQKVKAYIALHNVYGIDLNPTGVELAEVSLWLNTMHPGMRAPWFGLHLRPGNSLIGARRWVYEAERIKKERTIGAQTPTKLPFREKGNGAEQPLPDGAVHQFLLPTPGWGAVAGASGDAKKLAEQLAGPQVEHLKAWKNSIKAKPKTVGGKSSQLARLQAAARRVEFLWQLVAKRMELSEREIARTIDVWGTGREEDAEEYAFLRRDKKGAGDTDLPLTKERVFKDLFEAEGSPYWRLKQVMDAWCALWFWPLDKVGLLDGTDAEYGTAPVVSMDALLSAGVVGEVGTTSQDEPQAEPRFVENGLLFALEGDQMSFADDSGDGDLVEKQEIKKRRVTEAGAKKRGGPPRRRDVVPLADLDDWLDFLESMLGTKDVQQGTIVSSVGSLEELNDLEDLIQTQPEMDMDDARKAVESRYPWMRGVRDIAKEQGFLHWELDFAGVFASEAGGFDLQVGNPPWVRPRWNESLVLAEREPWFELEERVSTSVKAERRDDLLRTPAAAAYVLGEITDNVGQVAFYGAPQVYPLLEGTQPDLYRAFMCQVWDHASVRGTTGFLHSDTHFTGDKEGALRGAAYRRLRIHGDFVNSGQRFFPRPVGDTTHFGVHVYGRPQDIDFSHLSWLVSADALRLSANHDGSGTAPGIRYQNGEFDERPHKTRVVHVNRELLTVWKRLFGDTGPVDEARLLFPVSTAEASAIEALANYPLRLADFKPQITRGYDESGAKKDRLIDYNRPDPKTGEPYEPDRWRHVILKGTQISVATPVFKRHDANSNAPFGADLVSLPSDFVPDTEYVRVPGRTQEYLKAQDRWIDHATLERLRASDRAVARARAQVAEMMGVALADADPEKVDALLVDRARRRYAAFYRTAWRRQVAPNTERALYPAIVPPGVTHIDAMHSMAMPGGLMTSLVAGFWAALPVDYLLRSSGRGDLRIAGAKAMPAPSPHHPLAPALLLRTLRLNCLTTAYADLWQDLYDATWSAYEPWALNWPGMNTDLHSVTPTWQRDTPLRTEYARRAALVEIDALVAVWLGMDADALIAAYKGRFPVLQKYEAASWFDAEGWKLASNARTIGQRQTKETWTQFEAYREAVGEPSSEGVLPADPNATPPHGYTAPFYKANREREMREAHAYFQKRLDEAVSKGLWDPEKMEVPTS is encoded by the coding sequence ATGAGCTACACCTACGACTCCTTCGCCAACCGCGGCGAATACCTCTCCGCCCACTACTTCAGCGAGGAGCTGGAGAACACCCTCAAGAAGAGCAGGGCAGGCGACGAAGGTCTGTTCACCCTGTGGACCAGCCGCGAAACCGACCCGCACGACCCGCGGCCCACCCCACGCGAACTACTCCCGCGGCTCCGCGGTGAGTACCTGTCCACCGTGCGCCCCTTCCTGGCCTCCCGCGCCCAGCAGGAAGAGTTCGACAGCACCTACGACGACCCGACGGGCGAGTGGACCGAGCGCGTCACCACCTGGCACGCCGCCGTCCTGAAGGCTCTCGGCTACGGCGGAGACCGGCCCGGTCCGCTCACCGTGCACCACGCGGACAGGGAGTACGCACTCCAGGTCGCCTGGCACGGTGACGGCATCCTCGCCGTCGACTGCGGCTGGACCGCCAAACTCGACGACGCCCTCGACCCCGAAAAGGCCGGACGGCTCCTCCACCCCCTCAAGACTGCCGACGGCCTCCACGAAGTCGGCGAGAAGCTCGTGGGCTGGCTCTTCCAGAGCGAACTGCACGAGCCCGGCGGCGACGCACCCCGCTTCGTCCTGCTGCTCTGCGGCGGCGTGCTCGTCCTCGCCGACCGGGGCACCTGGGCCGAAGGCCGCTACCTCGCCGCCAGTCTGGACGCGGCCCTCACCCGCAACGACACCGCGAAGGCCGGCGAACTCGCCCTCCTCACTGCCCTCTTCTCCCACGACATGCTCGCGCCCCGCCCCGACGGCAAGGGCCCCCGCATCGACGACCTCCTGAAGGCGTCCCGTGACAACGCCGTCGGCGTCAACTCCGAGCTGCGCAAGGGTCTCCAGCACTCCGTCGAGATCATCGCGAACGAGGTACTCGCCCGGTTGCGCAAAGCGGAGGTTTTGCCACGGGAGATCGAGGACCTGAAGAAGGGCCCGTTCGCCAAGCAGCTCACCCGCGAGTCGCTGCGCTACCTCTACCGCATCCTCTTCCTCCTGTACGCGGAGGCCCGTCCCGAGCTGGGCATCCTTCCTGCCAGCGACGACACGTACGAGGCCGGGTACTCGATCGCCCGGCTCCGCGAACTGGTGGCACGCGAACGAAAGCTGGTCGACGAGGACAGCCGAGGCGGCTTCCACCTGTACGCCTCCCTCGACGTCCTCTTCAACAAGGTCAACTACGGCCACCGCCCGCACGGCACCGAGGCGGACGACGACAAGCCCGCCGAGAAACGCAGCGAACTGCGCGGCCTGCGCTTCGAGCCGCTGCGCAGCGAGCTGTTCGACCCGAAGGCGATCACCCTCATCGGCCGCCGCGTCCTCGACCCCCGGTGGGACGAGGACGGGGACGAGCCACCTCGCTGGCTGGACCTGAGGCTGCGCAACGAGGCGTTGCACCAGGTGCTGCGTCTGCTGACCATGAAGGAGGCCGGCCAGAAGGGCCGACAGGGCGGCTTCATCTCCTACCGCAACCTGGGCATCAACCAGCTCGGTGCCGTGTACGAAGGGCTTATTTCTTACACCGGCATCATCGCCGATGAAGAACTCGCCGAGGTCGCCAAACCCGGCGCTAAGCAGGGCGACAAGCAGTACGGCGACCCCGAGAAGGGGTCCTGGCTCATCCCCGCCGACCGGCTAAGTCAGTACAGGGAGAACACGCACGTCGTGTACTCGGCTCAGGACGCCGAACAGTACGGCCTGCGCGGCCCGAAGAAGTACCCCGAGGGTACGTTCGTGTACCGCCTGGCGGGGCGGGACAGGGAGACGTCGGCGTCGTACTACACGCCGGAGTCGCTCACCAAGGTGACGGTCGAGCTGGCGCTCAAGCACCGCATCACCGACGAGACGCGGGCGAGCGAGCTGCTGCGCTACACGATCTGCGAACCGGCTCTGGGGTCGGGTGCGTTCCTCAACGAAGCGATCAGCCAGGTCGCGGAGGAGTACCTCAAGCGCCGCCAGGCAGAACTCGGCGTCACACTGGATACGTCAAAGACGCTCGATGCCAAGCAGAAGGTGAAGGCATATATCGCGCTCCACAACGTATACGGGATCGACCTCAACCCGACGGGCGTGGAGCTGGCGGAGGTGTCACTGTGGCTCAACACCATGCACCCCGGCATGCGGGCACCGTGGTTCGGGCTGCATCTGCGACCCGGAAACTCCCTCATCGGGGCGCGCCGTTGGGTGTACGAGGCCGAGCGCATCAAGAAGGAGCGGACCATCGGCGCACAGACGCCGACGAAGCTGCCGTTCCGGGAGAAGGGGAACGGCGCGGAGCAGCCGCTGCCGGACGGCGCCGTGCACCAGTTCCTGCTTCCGACGCCCGGCTGGGGTGCGGTCGCGGGGGCGAGCGGTGACGCCAAGAAGCTTGCCGAGCAGCTTGCCGGGCCGCAGGTCGAGCACCTGAAGGCATGGAAGAACAGCATCAAGGCCAAACCCAAGACGGTGGGTGGCAAGAGCAGCCAGCTGGCCCGGCTTCAGGCGGCGGCCAGACGAGTTGAGTTCCTGTGGCAGCTCGTCGCCAAGCGCATGGAACTGAGCGAGCGCGAGATCGCCCGCACCATCGACGTGTGGGGCACGGGCCGGGAGGAGGACGCGGAGGAGTACGCGTTCCTGCGCCGTGACAAGAAGGGCGCTGGGGACACCGATCTGCCGCTGACCAAGGAACGGGTCTTCAAGGATCTGTTCGAGGCGGAAGGTTCGCCGTACTGGCGCCTCAAGCAGGTCATGGACGCGTGGTGCGCGCTGTGGTTCTGGCCGCTGGACAAAGTCGGGCTGCTGGATGGCACGGACGCGGAGTACGGGACTGCGCCGGTCGTGTCGATGGACGCTCTGCTGTCGGCAGGAGTCGTCGGTGAGGTCGGGACGACATCACAGGATGAGCCCCAGGCAGAACCGCGTTTCGTCGAGAACGGACTGCTGTTCGCCCTCGAAGGTGACCAGATGTCCTTCGCCGACGATTCAGGTGATGGCGACCTTGTCGAGAAACAGGAGATCAAGAAGAGGCGAGTTACTGAGGCCGGGGCGAAGAAGCGCGGGGGGCCGCCCCGACGCCGCGACGTCGTGCCGCTGGCCGACCTCGATGACTGGCTCGACTTTCTCGAATCCATGCTTGGCACCAAGGACGTGCAGCAGGGCACCATCGTGTCGTCCGTCGGGTCCCTAGAGGAGCTGAACGACCTTGAGGACCTGATCCAGACTCAGCCTGAGATGGACATGGACGATGCCCGAAAGGCGGTCGAGAGCCGCTATCCGTGGATGCGTGGCGTGCGCGACATCGCGAAAGAGCAGGGCTTCCTGCACTGGGAGTTGGACTTCGCGGGCGTGTTCGCCAGTGAGGCGGGGGGCTTCGACCTCCAGGTGGGGAATCCGCCCTGGGTACGGCCGCGCTGGAACGAGTCCCTGGTGCTGGCGGAACGCGAACCGTGGTTCGAGCTGGAGGAGCGGGTCTCCACGTCGGTGAAGGCGGAGCGCCGGGATGACCTGCTGAGAACGCCGGCTGCGGCCGCCTATGTGCTGGGCGAGATCACGGACAACGTCGGACAGGTCGCGTTCTACGGAGCGCCACAGGTGTATCCATTGCTGGAAGGAACCCAACCCGATCTGTACCGCGCCTTCATGTGCCAGGTGTGGGACCACGCGTCTGTGCGAGGCACGACCGGATTCCTGCACTCGGACACACACTTCACAGGGGACAAGGAAGGTGCGCTGCGGGGTGCGGCGTATCGGCGGCTTCGGATCCACGGAGACTTCGTGAACTCCGGTCAGCGGTTTTTCCCGCGCCCCGTGGGCGACACCACGCACTTCGGTGTGCATGTCTACGGTCGCCCTCAGGACATCGACTTCAGCCACCTCTCCTGGCTGGTGTCGGCCGATGCCCTGCGCTTGTCGGCGAACCATGACGGTTCGGGAACGGCCCCGGGAATCCGCTACCAGAACGGGGAGTTCGACGAGCGCCCGCACAAGACGCGCGTGGTGCACGTCAACAGGGAGCTGCTCACGGTCTGGAAACGGCTGTTCGGTGACACGGGTCCGGTGGACGAGGCACGTCTGCTGTTTCCGGTGAGCACGGCCGAGGCGTCCGCTATTGAGGCCCTGGCGAACTATCCACTGCGCCTTGCAGATTTCAAGCCGCAGATCACCCGTGGCTACGACGAGAGTGGAGCAAAGAAGGACCGTCTGATCGACTACAACCGGCCGGACCCGAAGACGGGCGAGCCGTACGAACCCGACCGGTGGCGCCACGTGATCCTCAAGGGCACGCAAATCAGCGTCGCCACACCGGTTTTCAAGCGGCATGACGCCAACTCCAACGCGCCCTTCGGCGCCGATCTGGTCTCGCTGCCTTCGGACTTCGTACCGGACACGGAGTACGTGAGAGTGCCCGGTCGTACGCAGGAGTACCTCAAGGCGCAGGATCGGTGGATCGACCACGCCACGCTCGAACGGCTCCGGGCGAGCGACAGGGCCGTGGCGCGTGCGCGGGCTCAGGTCGCGGAGATGATGGGGGTGGCGCTGGCGGATGCCGATCCAGAGAAGGTGGATGCGCTGCTCGTGGACCGGGCGCGGAGGCGGTACGCGGCGTTCTATCGCACAGCCTGGCGGCGACAGGTTGCACCGAATACCGAACGAGCGTTGTACCCCGCGATTGTGCCTCCCGGTGTGACGCACATCGACGCCATGCACAGCATGGCGATGCCCGGAGGTCTCATGACCTCGTTGGTTGCTGGATTTTGGGCGGCATTGCCTGTGGACTACCTCCTCCGCTCTTCCGGCCGGGGGGACCTGCGGATCGCCGGAGCGAAGGCTATGCCCGCCCCGTCACCACATCACCCCCTCGCCCCCGCCCTCCTCCTCCGTACCCTCCGCCTGAACTGCCTCACCACCGCCTACGCCGATCTCTGGCAGGATCTGTACGACGCGACCTGGTCGGCGTACGAACCCTGGGCCCTCAACTGGCCAGGCATGAACACGGACCTTCACTCTGTGACCCCGACCTGGCAGCGCGACACCCCCCTCCGTACCGAGTACGCCCGTCGCGCCGCACTCGTCGAGATCGACGCTTTGGTCGCCGTCTGGCTCGGCATGGATGCGGATGCCTTGATCGCCGCGTACAAGGGGCGATTTCCCGTGCTCCAGAAGTACGAGGCGGCAAGTTGGTTCGACGCCGAGGGGTGGAAGCTGGCGAGCAATGCGCGAACCATCGGTCAGCGTCAGACCAAGGAGACCTGGACCCAGTTCGAGGCCTACCGCGAAGCGGTCGGTGAGCCGTCTTCCGAAGGTGTGCTCCCCGCCGACCCCAACGCCACACCTCCCCACGGCTACACCGCCCCCTTCTACAAGGCCAACCGAGAACGCGAAATGCGAGAGGCCCACGCCTACTTCCAGAAGCGTCTCGATGAAGCCGTGAGCAAGGGTCTCTGGGACCCGGAGAAGATGGAGGTCCCGACCTCGTGA